Proteins from a genomic interval of Treponema brennaborense DSM 12168:
- a CDS encoding helix-turn-helix domain-containing protein, translating into METISIGKKIAELRKAKGLTQDELSEQLNVSPQAVSKWENDVSYPDITLLPKLAAVLGVTVDDLLTPGKQPETKLVPQADRKNVDDMMFKVVVNSVKGDKVRVNLPVPLIKMALEMGVAVPQIAGNEYLQKIDFAQILLMLDKGIIGKLVEVESAEGDIVEVVVE; encoded by the coding sequence ATGGAAACAATAAGCATCGGAAAAAAAATCGCCGAACTGCGCAAAGCCAAAGGGCTCACCCAAGACGAACTGTCGGAACAACTGAACGTCTCGCCGCAAGCCGTCTCAAAATGGGAAAACGACGTATCCTACCCGGACATCACGCTGCTTCCCAAACTGGCGGCCGTACTCGGCGTTACGGTGGACGACCTGCTGACTCCCGGCAAGCAGCCGGAAACCAAACTCGTTCCCCAAGCTGACCGGAAAAACGTCGACGACATGATGTTCAAAGTCGTCGTCAATTCGGTAAAAGGCGACAAAGTCCGCGTCAACCTGCCCGTTCCCCTTATTAAAATGGCGCTCGAAATGGGCGTCGCCGTTCCGCAAATTGCCGGAAACGAATACCTTCAAAAAATCGACTTTGCCCAAATCCTCCTGATGCTCGACAAAGGCATCATCGGTAAATTGGTGGAAGTCGAAAGCGCCGAAGGCGATATCGTAGAAGTGGTCGTCGAATGA
- a CDS encoding MFS transporter produces MNDTLSPNATPDVSCTHWKRTFAVIWGGQAVSIITSAIVQYAIIWYITARTGSAAMLALATGVAFLPQALFASFTGSLADRYDRKKIMIFADCFVAAAALVLALFAMKGDLPLPLVYAVLFCRALGSTFHEPALQAVTPLIVPPDMLTKCAGYAQAVMSVSFIASPAIAAVLYAALDMPIIIMLDVIGAAFGCLAVALVKIPRLKKTDAALTAEKPHLIRDTIAGYKLLLSFRGIRMLVLVGFLFTFAYLPAASLTPLMCMGYFGQTASAAGFAETVFSAGMLVGGIIIGIWGGFKNRLVTMTLSTLLLGVLFAGAGLLPPTAFGVFVAGAGIMGFSCPFFNAPCMSLYQEKVPPEYLGRIMGVSASSMSLAGPLGLVISGLFAEAVGVNTWFVIAGIAVCLCVIPMVASREIRDLQKPVETAREM; encoded by the coding sequence ATGAACGACACGCTATCGCCGAACGCGACGCCCGATGTCTCCTGCACGCACTGGAAAAGAACGTTCGCCGTCATCTGGGGCGGCCAGGCCGTTTCAATAATCACGAGCGCTATCGTCCAATACGCAATCATTTGGTACATAACCGCCCGCACCGGTTCAGCCGCCATGCTCGCCCTCGCCACGGGCGTCGCGTTTCTGCCGCAGGCGCTGTTCGCTTCGTTTACCGGCAGCCTCGCCGACCGGTACGACCGCAAAAAGATTATGATTTTTGCGGACTGCTTCGTCGCGGCCGCCGCGCTCGTTTTGGCCCTGTTCGCAATGAAAGGAGACCTCCCGCTGCCGCTCGTGTACGCCGTACTCTTTTGCCGCGCGCTCGGTTCCACCTTTCACGAACCGGCGCTCCAAGCCGTTACGCCGCTCATCGTGCCGCCCGATATGCTCACCAAATGTGCCGGCTACGCGCAGGCGGTCATGTCCGTATCGTTCATCGCAAGCCCGGCGATCGCGGCCGTTTTATACGCGGCGCTCGACATGCCGATCATCATCATGCTCGACGTTATCGGAGCGGCGTTCGGTTGTCTGGCGGTCGCCCTTGTAAAAATACCGCGCCTGAAAAAAACGGACGCGGCCCTTACCGCCGAAAAACCGCATCTTATCCGCGACACGATCGCCGGCTACAAACTGCTGCTTTCGTTCCGCGGGATTCGTATGCTCGTTTTGGTCGGCTTTTTGTTCACGTTCGCATACCTGCCGGCCGCGTCGCTGACGCCGCTGATGTGCATGGGCTACTTCGGACAGACCGCCTCCGCCGCAGGATTCGCCGAAACGGTGTTTTCAGCGGGAATGCTCGTCGGCGGAATCATCATCGGCATATGGGGCGGCTTCAAAAACCGGCTCGTTACGATGACCCTTTCCACGCTGCTGCTCGGCGTCCTGTTCGCCGGAGCCGGACTGCTGCCGCCGACCGCGTTCGGCGTATTCGTTGCGGGAGCCGGAATTATGGGATTTTCCTGCCCGTTTTTCAACGCGCCGTGCATGTCGCTCTATCAGGAAAAAGTTCCCCCGGAATATCTGGGGCGCATTATGGGCGTTTCGGCAAGCAGCATGTCTTTGGCAGGCCCGCTCGGACTGGTCATTTCGGGACTGTTCGCCGAAGCGGTCGGCGTCAACACCTGGTTCGTTATCGCCGGCATCGCCGTCTGTCTGTGCGTCATACCGATGGTCGCGAGCCGTGAAATCCGCGATCTGCAAAAACCGGTGGAAACCGCCCGTGAAATGTAG
- a CDS encoding LacI family DNA-binding transcriptional regulator has product MASIKDVAEMAHVGIGTVSRVLSGNGYVSAETRKTVQAAIEALDYSPNETARCLSRCRTGIVGLVIPDISHPFFSLAAKHIEIELYNAGYKTLICNTIRKSNREKEFLEMLRCRVMDGIIMGSHTLDLTEYRKIKEPIVAFDRIVSADIPCVAADHKKGGKLAAEKLLSNGCRSVLQFTGTHKVRTPSADRHTVFADVMEKSGCRVETVELPWNEFDFTETARIAARIMEARSDIDGIFSSDLVSIACINVLHERHKRVPQDVKVIGYDGTLLADAFLPRLTTIVQPLPLIAEKLVSVMLNRIQNRTQPIAPENMLTLADVYLREGNTTLP; this is encoded by the coding sequence ATGGCAAGCATAAAAGATGTCGCCGAAATGGCCCACGTCGGAATCGGCACCGTTTCCCGCGTACTCAGCGGGAACGGATACGTTTCGGCCGAAACGCGCAAAACCGTACAGGCCGCCATTGAAGCGCTCGATTATTCACCCAACGAAACGGCACGCTGCCTGTCGCGCTGCAGAACCGGCATCGTCGGTCTCGTCATTCCGGATATTTCACATCCGTTTTTTTCACTCGCCGCAAAACATATCGAAATCGAATTATACAACGCCGGATATAAAACGCTCATCTGCAATACTATCCGCAAAAGCAACCGCGAAAAGGAATTCCTTGAAATGCTGCGCTGCCGCGTCATGGACGGCATCATCATGGGTTCCCACACGCTCGACCTCACCGAATACCGGAAAATAAAAGAACCGATCGTCGCATTCGACCGCATCGTCAGCGCCGACATTCCCTGCGTCGCCGCCGACCATAAAAAAGGCGGCAAACTCGCCGCCGAAAAACTGCTTTCAAACGGCTGCCGTTCCGTGCTGCAATTCACCGGCACGCACAAAGTGCGCACGCCGTCGGCAGACCGGCACACCGTTTTTGCCGATGTCATGGAAAAAAGCGGCTGCCGCGTTGAAACCGTCGAACTGCCCTGGAACGAATTCGACTTTACCGAAACGGCGCGCATCGCGGCCCGCATCATGGAAGCGAGGTCCGATATCGACGGTATTTTTTCAAGCGACCTGGTGTCGATCGCCTGTATCAACGTTCTTCACGAACGGCACAAACGGGTGCCGCAGGACGTTAAAGTGATCGGATACGACGGCACGCTGCTTGCCGACGCGTTTCTGCCTCGGCTCACCACGATCGTACAGCCCCTGCCGCTCATAGCGGAAAAACTCGTGTCCGTAATGCTGAACCGCATTCAAAACCGAACCCAACCGATCGCACCGGAAAACATGCTCACTCTGGCCGACGTATATCTGCGCGAAGGAA